A single window of Gehongia tenuis DNA harbors:
- a CDS encoding HigA family addiction module antitoxin, translated as MTNKVEYRDIIAFHPGYYINDLIEELGITQNELAKRLETSGKTVSKLINGQIDLSDQLAYGLSVMTGSSVDVWLNLQKAYKEKLLIIEGRKKMDEQQEVLDMMDYSYFERLGLVPKAKDKVQKILNLCSYFKISNLEVLSQPDLFASFKTGISNVQKKNIVNANAWVQTAINIGMGKEVAAFNSKRLEEQIETIRSMTLKEPNEFAPELNRILAECGVALIFLPTLKNSGINGAVKWVNDKVILALNDRRKYADLFWFALFHEIGHVMQKRKKLFISTNYEYIETDKKLEEEADNFARDTLIPARQYAEFVGMDRFYTREEITDFAKKISIHPGIVVGRLQHDRKVDFRKFNDMRIQYRITPREAI; from the coding sequence ATGACTAACAAAGTAGAATATAGGGATATTATTGCCTTCCACCCGGGGTATTATATCAATGATCTAATTGAAGAATTGGGGATTACCCAAAATGAGCTCGCTAAAAGATTGGAGACGTCAGGCAAAACAGTTAGCAAACTCATCAATGGTCAAATAGATCTATCAGATCAACTAGCCTATGGATTATCTGTGATGACGGGATCCAGTGTTGACGTATGGCTTAATTTGCAGAAGGCGTATAAAGAAAAATTGCTGATCATCGAGGGCAGAAAAAAGATGGATGAACAGCAAGAAGTTCTTGATATGATGGATTACTCGTATTTTGAAAGACTGGGCCTTGTCCCCAAAGCAAAAGATAAGGTGCAAAAGATTCTTAATCTATGTAGTTATTTCAAAATATCTAATTTGGAGGTGTTGTCACAGCCTGATCTGTTTGCAAGTTTTAAAACGGGGATTTCAAATGTGCAAAAAAAGAACATTGTAAATGCTAATGCTTGGGTGCAAACAGCAATTAACATTGGTATGGGAAAAGAAGTTGCAGCCTTTAACAGCAAACGGCTGGAGGAACAAATAGAAACAATACGATCCATGACCCTAAAGGAACCAAATGAATTTGCCCCAGAGCTAAACAGAATTTTAGCTGAATGCGGGGTGGCACTCATATTCTTGCCCACATTAAAAAATTCTGGGATCAATGGTGCTGTAAAATGGGTTAACGATAAGGTGATTTTAGCTTTAAATGATCGGAGAAAATATGCAGACTTATTCTGGTTTGCGCTATTTCATGAGATTGGCCATGTGATGCAAAAACGTAAGAAGCTGTTCATTAGTACGAACTATGAATATATTGAAACAGATAAGAAGCTGGAAGAGGAAGCTGATAATTTTGCCAGAGATACACTTATTCCCGCCCGCCAATATGCGGAGTTTGTAGGAATGGATAGATTTTATACCAGGGAGGAAATAACTGATTTTGCTAAAAAAATTAGCATACATCCGGGAATTGTTGTGGGTAGATTGCAACACGATAGGAAGGTGGATTTTAGAAAATTTAACGATATGAGGATACAATACCGAATCACTCCGCGAGAAGCAATTTAG
- a CDS encoding phage holin family protein produces MELMDYIIGDALILVPALWIVGALIKHAFAKVPNWTIPFVLLVLGIGGAMGLMGPSVESVVQGILVTGAAVLGNQMMKQGAEAKNQG; encoded by the coding sequence ATGGAGCTTATGGACTACATCATCGGGGACGCGCTGATCCTGGTCCCGGCGCTATGGATCGTGGGAGCGCTGATCAAGCACGCCTTTGCAAAGGTGCCGAACTGGACGATCCCCTTCGTGCTGCTGGTCCTGGGGATCGGGGGCGCGATGGGGCTGATGGGCCCCTCGGTTGAGAGCGTCGTCCAGGGCATTCTGGTGACCGGCGCGGCGGTGCTGGGCAATCAGATGATGAAGCAGGGTGCAGAAGCAAAGAATCAGGGATGA
- a CDS encoding FtsX-like permease family protein, which produces MKSPYTFLEVELEIVGIYTLAEALAPVGHPFNNPENQIYVDAGTALELNDEERIHRAVYSIDDPVEASAFVEKAKALPEAFSKEKEIIYTVNNSEYRNVSGALNSIMGITIAMVTASMVMGAIILTLLVIMAMKERDFEIGILLSMGERKWKIIAQMILDVLVPVMLAVTASVFISGWVAQSNGTLLGGENIKVTIERAPVIIMYLCGLGLTLLASTVSIWKITRYRPKKILMAIE; this is translated from the coding sequence GTGAAGTCGCCCTACACTTTCTTAGAAGTGGAGCTTGAGATTGTGGGCATCTATACCCTGGCGGAGGCGCTGGCTCCCGTGGGGCATCCCTTCAACAATCCGGAGAACCAGATCTATGTGGATGCGGGGACGGCTCTTGAGCTGAATGATGAGGAGCGGATTCATAGGGCGGTCTACAGCATAGACGATCCGGTGGAGGCATCCGCGTTTGTGGAAAAAGCCAAAGCTCTGCCCGAAGCATTTTCGAAGGAAAAGGAGATCATCTATACGGTTAATAACAGTGAATACCGCAATGTATCGGGAGCGCTCAACAGCATCATGGGCATTACCATTGCCATGGTAACGGCGTCCATGGTTATGGGTGCCATCATTTTGACCCTTCTTGTGATCATGGCGATGAAGGAAAGGGATTTTGAAATCGGTATCCTTCTGTCCATGGGTGAACGTAAATGGAAGATCATTGCCCAAATGATTTTGGATGTGCTGGTGCCGGTCATGCTGGCGGTAACCGCCTCCGTGTTTATCAGCGGCTGGGTGGCGCAGAGCAATGGCACTCTGCTTGGCGGGGAAAACATCAAGGTGACCATTGAAAGAGCGCCGGTCATCATCATGTATCTTTGCGGCCTGGGCTTAACGCTGCTGGCGTCCACCGTATCCATTTGGAAGATTACGCGTTACCGTCCCAAAAAAATTCTTATGGCGATTGAATGA
- a CDS encoding fibronectin type III domain-containing protein yields MAVQTLRAYACQSAVVDKSRPGENFPCTSEALIRQCQYNPYGDLLTTPLLLQFDLTPADKKRIVGYSLNLYTLDTDIPAEDPENRRVTLTAICFDADWQEGTVTFSEVGAELTARMAEGSPAVCVSSLSKERVDQWSEYPSFSNTLIPRNMFLHYSTGRATYSKIAAAHAASNKPYLELQCEDVQLYASSPAPAGGVVDETRDTTFSWAPSFDATRVIGTVSQSSARLEWRDVTTPATVYNLVVQGTDTQATIPANTLPSNGAFEWRVRADGDNGAEGIWSAWYRVSTVDSAKTSAVDLKPDLSYVAGDRVQRFSWTSVSPLGTQPHGYELQKSDDGVIWTTVASAVTSNSHCDVPAHTFSSGNQYWRVRTYNSDNVVGEWSTPAQITIISAPQAPQIIGVTNHSYPTITWQATGQYGYQAQIIQGEDIIYDTRIVAGSGNQHTVANALVNGNYIVRMRVVGINEAMSDWSEYPVIIAVLSFADIILTCGQQGYGTVLNWTISTDKTTFEALVLRDGVPVASCGTATQYKDYLVPSGKHTYSIRVKAEGDITDSQPVTVDIALPCILIAPVDRPDDILICRYDTERSSFAATYTSPKEYIQLSGRRRPMVITSDFETETLSFGYVEPNDEVKTKLLQLVQEHAVWVYRDAYGAQRYIAIDSISYKRTPAMYQYSIAATVVDYQDYAARHEGYSVLMPAYQTMMVRDG; encoded by the coding sequence ATGGCGGTACAAACGTTGCGTGCTTATGCGTGCCAGAGCGCCGTGGTGGATAAGAGCCGGCCCGGCGAAAATTTTCCGTGTACTTCGGAGGCTCTTATTCGGCAATGCCAATATAACCCCTACGGCGATCTATTGACCACACCGCTACTTCTGCAGTTCGACCTCACGCCGGCCGACAAAAAAAGGATTGTAGGGTACAGTCTTAATCTCTATACGCTGGATACCGACATTCCGGCAGAGGATCCGGAAAACCGGCGGGTGACACTGACGGCGATCTGTTTTGACGCGGATTGGCAGGAGGGCACGGTTACCTTTAGCGAGGTGGGAGCTGAACTCACGGCGCGCATGGCGGAAGGCTCCCCGGCTGTATGTGTATCCTCTTTGTCGAAGGAGCGGGTAGATCAATGGAGCGAGTATCCCTCCTTTTCCAATACTTTGATTCCGCGAAATATGTTTTTGCACTATTCCACGGGACGTGCTACTTATTCCAAGATCGCGGCCGCTCACGCGGCAAGCAACAAACCTTACCTGGAACTACAATGCGAGGACGTACAGCTCTACGCGAGTTCGCCGGCTCCAGCAGGCGGGGTGGTGGACGAAACCAGGGATACCACATTTTCGTGGGCGCCCTCCTTCGACGCCACGCGGGTTATCGGGACTGTGTCCCAGTCATCGGCAAGGCTGGAGTGGCGTGACGTTACGACTCCGGCTACAGTTTACAATCTTGTAGTCCAGGGGACGGATACGCAGGCGACCATCCCAGCGAATACGCTGCCTAGCAATGGCGCTTTCGAGTGGCGCGTACGCGCCGATGGCGATAACGGCGCTGAAGGCATCTGGAGCGCGTGGTATCGGGTATCCACGGTGGATAGCGCCAAGACGAGTGCGGTGGACCTCAAGCCCGACCTGTCCTATGTGGCGGGCGATAGAGTGCAGCGTTTTTCCTGGACCAGTGTGTCGCCGCTGGGTACCCAGCCCCATGGCTATGAGCTGCAAAAATCTGATGATGGTGTTATCTGGACGACGGTTGCGTCTGCGGTAACCTCAAATAGCCATTGTGATGTTCCGGCCCATACTTTTTCGAGCGGCAATCAATATTGGAGGGTACGCACCTACAACTCGGACAACGTGGTGGGCGAGTGGTCGACACCGGCTCAAATTACCATCATTTCTGCACCGCAAGCACCCCAAATCATTGGTGTGACCAACCATAGCTATCCCACAATCACCTGGCAAGCTACAGGGCAATATGGTTATCAGGCGCAAATTATCCAAGGAGAGGATATTATCTATGACACGCGGATCGTAGCGGGCTCGGGTAATCAACATACTGTTGCCAACGCTCTCGTCAATGGCAATTATATTGTGCGGATGAGGGTTGTGGGAATCAATGAGGCGATGTCCGATTGGTCGGAATATCCTGTCATAATTGCAGTACTGTCATTTGCGGACATAATCCTCACGTGTGGTCAACAGGGGTATGGCACCGTGCTTAATTGGACGATCAGCACGGATAAGACCACGTTCGAAGCCCTTGTTCTGCGGGACGGTGTACCCGTGGCTAGTTGCGGAACAGCTACGCAATATAAGGACTATTTGGTGCCAAGCGGCAAACATACCTACAGTATTCGCGTGAAGGCCGAGGGCGACATCACGGATAGTCAGCCCGTGACAGTTGACATTGCGCTGCCCTGCATTCTGATCGCGCCGGTGGATAGACCAGACGACATCCTCATCTGCCGTTATGACACGGAGCGTAGTTCCTTCGCGGCGACCTATACAAGTCCCAAGGAGTATATCCAGTTGTCCGGTAGGAGGCGGCCGATGGTCATAACCTCGGACTTTGAGACGGAGACGCTGTCCTTCGGGTATGTGGAGCCGAATGATGAGGTTAAGACCAAATTGCTACAGCTTGTACAGGAGCATGCGGTTTGGGTCTATCGGGATGCATATGGTGCGCAAAGATATATTGCCATCGATAGCATCAGCTACAAACGTACACCCGCTATGTATCAGTACAGCATCGCTGCAACGGTGGTGGATTACCAGGACTATGCGGCCAGGCATGAGGGATACTCGGTGCTGATGCCGGCTTATCAGACCATGATGGTGAGGGATGGATAA
- a CDS encoding peptidoglycan recognition protein family protein — translation MQLIEQLLPAGAKNKPGRNMTPKYITMHNTGNSAKGADAKAHASYLTSGAGGQKVSWHYTVDDGVIYQHLADTEQGWHAADGRGPGNSQSIGIEVCMFEGIDQARAEANAARLVAELMHRHDIPLANVTTHQHWHPSKYCPALILPHWDKFVAAVETAYNGGEAQIDVSKGHSVLVEWSRGAEVKELQSALNRHGYALEVDGTYGPATLAAVKEFQRSHGLDVDGKVGPATWAALEQEPVSQGHSVLVKWSKGEEVKGLQTILNGLGYGLDVDGTYGPATEAAVRDFQGKHGLDVDGKTGSKTWTALAQATAEKDDTLYRVQIGAYRDKANAEAAKEAAKAAGFEAIIKMDDGEG, via the coding sequence ATGCAACTCATAGAGCAGCTGCTCCCGGCGGGAGCGAAGAACAAACCGGGGCGGAACATGACCCCGAAGTACATCACCATGCACAACACCGGCAACAGTGCAAAGGGCGCGGACGCGAAGGCCCATGCCAGCTACCTCACCAGCGGGGCCGGAGGCCAGAAGGTCTCCTGGCATTACACCGTGGATGACGGCGTGATCTATCAGCACCTTGCTGACACCGAGCAGGGCTGGCACGCGGCGGACGGCAGAGGCCCCGGCAACAGTCAATCCATCGGGATCGAGGTATGTATGTTCGAGGGCATCGATCAGGCCCGGGCCGAGGCCAACGCCGCCCGGCTGGTGGCAGAGCTCATGCACAGGCATGACATCCCCCTGGCCAACGTGACCACCCATCAGCACTGGCATCCCAGCAAGTATTGCCCGGCGCTGATCCTGCCCCACTGGGACAAGTTTGTGGCGGCGGTAGAGACGGCGTACAACGGAGGGGAGGCACAGATTGACGTGAGTAAGGGACACAGCGTACTTGTCGAGTGGAGCAGGGGCGCGGAGGTCAAGGAGTTGCAAAGCGCCCTGAACCGGCATGGGTACGCCCTCGAAGTGGATGGTACCTATGGCCCCGCGACGCTGGCAGCGGTGAAGGAATTCCAGCGTTCCCACGGCCTCGATGTGGACGGGAAGGTGGGTCCTGCAACCTGGGCGGCGTTGGAGCAGGAACCGGTGAGCCAGGGGCACAGCGTACTGGTGAAATGGTCCAAGGGCGAGGAGGTCAAGGGGTTGCAAACCATTCTGAATGGACTGGGGTATGGTCTTGATGTGGATGGCACCTACGGTCCAGCGACGGAAGCGGCGGTGAGGGACTTCCAGGGCAAGCACGGCCTGGACGTGGACGGCAAGACCGGCTCCAAAACGTGGACGGCGCTGGCACAAGCGACAGCAGAAAAAGATGACACCCTGTATCGGGTGCAGATCGGAGCGTACCGGGACAAGGCGAATGCGGAGGCGGCGAAGGAAGCGGCAAAGGCCGCAGGATTTGAGGCGATCATCAAGATGGACGACGGGGAGGGGTAG
- a CDS encoding DUF433 domain-containing protein has translation MTAMTRIACRTIERRMEAGESWESVILDYPGLTAEQLAEIRAEVMGGSEQ, from the coding sequence ATGACGGCAATGACGAGAATAGCATGCCGAACGATTGAAAGGCGCATGGAGGCGGGCGAGAGCTGGGAGAGTGTGATCCTGGACTATCCGGGACTTACGGCGGAACAGCTTGCAGAAATCCGGGCGGAGGTGATGGGCGGCAGTGAACAGTGA